The following proteins are co-located in the Tiliqua scincoides isolate rTilSci1 chromosome 8, rTilSci1.hap2, whole genome shotgun sequence genome:
- the LOC136658770 gene encoding repulsive guidance molecule A-like encodes MGPGSLHPAAAAGRLRGLRTVMLLSFCCFPPLAVHCQPCRIQRCNTDYVAATSPALEETLQDVDYCIVLRAYSVCTRKMARSCRGDLVYHSAVFRIKELFGKHNCSSDGPTSSARAPSAMDPLLSEICNYNARSGFQAKFAHCGLFGDPHLRTFKDKFQTCKVEGAWPLIDNRYLSVQVTNVPVILGSSATATSKITLIFKSYPGCTEQKVYQATTEDLPLAFSDGTRNGGLKEGAGSLHILEKPDARQVEIQAHYIGSTIIIRQVGRYLTFVIRMPEDTLGTSEGSTNLQLCLHGCPQSELIQEHQLSLASSSLLWPSSQQAFTVETATQQCSYLLQVEDVYFQSCVFDLLTTGDSEFSMAAYGALEDMKALYPSRLKLHTVSKRVGSASNRPHLGPAVVALYSWFLAFFFLMAYG; translated from the exons ATGGGGCCAGGCAGCCTCCacccggcggcggcggcagggcgGCTCCGAGGGCTGCGCACTGTGATGCTGCTCTCCTTCTGCTGCTTCCCGCCGCTTGCAG TGCACTGCCAGCCATGTCGTATTCAACGATGCAACACTGACTACGTGGCTGCAACCTCTCCGGCATTGGAGGAGACGCTGCAGGATGTGGACTACTGCATTGTTTTGAGGGCGTACTCTGTCTGTACCAGGAAGATGGCCCGATCCTGCCGGGGAGATCTGGTGTACCACTCTGCAGTGTTCCGGATCAAAGAACTCTTTGGAAAGCACAACTGCTCCAGTGATGGGCCGACTTCCTCAGCCAGGGCTCCCAGCGCTATGGACCCCCTACTTTCTGAGATCTGCAACTACAATGCTAGGTCTGGTTTCCAAGCCAAATTTGCTCACTGTGGGCTGTTCGGGGACCCCCATCTGCGGACTTTTAAGGACAAATTCCAGACCTGTAAAGTGGAAGGGGCGTGGCCTCTTATAGACAATCGGTACTTGTCAGTTCAGGTGACCAACGTCCCGGTGATTCTTGGATCCAGTGCCACGGCAACCAGCAAG ATCACGTTGATATTCAAGAGCTACCCTGGCTGTACCGAGCAGAAGGTCTACCAGGCAACTACAGAGGATTTGCCCTTGGCATTCAGTGATGGCACACGAAATGGGGGCTtgaaggaaggggcaggcagcctgcacatcCTGGAGAAGCCTGATGCCAGACAGGTGGAGATCCAGGCCCATTACATTGGCAGCACCATCATCATCCGGCAGGTGGGCCGCTATCTCACCTTTGTCATCCGCATGCCAGAAGATACTCTAGGCACCTCTGAGGGGAGTACCAACCTCCAGCTCTGCCTCCATGGTTGTCCCCAGAGTGAGCTGATCCAGGAGCACCAGTTGAGTTTGGCGAGCTCCAGCCTGCTCTGGCCAAGCTCCCAGCAGGCCTTCACAGTGGAAACTGCCACCCAACAATGCAGCTATCTCTTGCAAGTGGAGGATGTGTACTTTCAGTCCTGCGTCTTTGACCTGCTCACCACCGGTGATTCTGAGTTCTCAATGGCTGCTTATGGGGCCCTGGAGGACATGAAGGCTCTATACCCCAGCAGACTCAAATTGCACACTGTGTCCAAGAGAGTTGGCTCAGCCAGCAACAGGCCACATCTGGGACCAGCTGTTGTTGCTTTATACTCTTGGTTTCTTGCTTTCTTCTTCCTCATGGCTTATGGATAA